The Thermostichus vulcanus str. 'Rupite' genome window below encodes:
- a CDS encoding lysophospholipid acyltransferase family protein, whose protein sequence is MFLLPPRHHARPPLDFIPPAYNPWVLQGVQRLLPLLLRVRVRRWLPSGIARVEATGAETLAELYHQFQAGRIRLILAFRHVEVDDPLTGLYLFSRLVPQAAHRQGIPLQLPIHAYFLYDRGMPLWGGKWLGWLLSRLGGIPIHRGRQVDRTALRTARQLIAEGQFPFVVAPEGATNGHSERVNPLEPGTAQLCFWCAEDLAKAGRPESVIILPIGIRYHYTHPSWPRLERLLQHLEKMSGLTVESMDPNAPKNRNTRYAQRICRLGHQILTQMEAFYAQVHHQPPAQAHDLSLNVRLDRVLQQALMTAEQHFGLPSQGEVNSRCRRIEEAAWAQIYREELRDPRTLSALKRGLLDWNAQQASLHMQHMRLVESCVALREEYLLEKPSFERLAETALIVFDVLARLKGEAYPARPRLGWRGVRFTVGDPISVTERWAAYSTPHGTERHRALHGAERHQKGRQEAKQAVAQLTQDLQLALEQMTR, encoded by the coding sequence TTGTTTCTACTCCCTCCTCGTCATCACGCTCGTCCTCCTCTAGACTTCATTCCGCCCGCCTACAACCCTTGGGTGCTGCAGGGGGTACAGAGGTTACTGCCTTTGTTACTGCGGGTACGGGTGCGGCGATGGTTACCTTCCGGCATTGCCCGAGTGGAGGCGACAGGAGCAGAAACGCTAGCAGAGTTGTATCACCAATTTCAGGCTGGCAGAATCCGGCTGATTCTGGCCTTTCGCCATGTGGAGGTGGATGACCCGCTGACGGGGTTGTATTTGTTCTCCCGTCTGGTGCCCCAGGCCGCTCACCGCCAAGGGATCCCCCTCCAACTCCCCATTCACGCCTACTTTCTCTACGACCGAGGCATGCCCCTCTGGGGTGGCAAGTGGCTGGGATGGTTGCTTTCCCGCTTAGGAGGGATCCCAATCCATCGGGGGCGACAGGTGGATCGGACTGCCCTAAGAACTGCCCGGCAGTTGATTGCCGAGGGGCAGTTTCCCTTTGTGGTCGCGCCAGAGGGAGCCACCAACGGCCACAGTGAGCGGGTCAATCCTCTCGAACCAGGAACCGCGCAACTGTGTTTTTGGTGTGCCGAAGATCTGGCCAAGGCGGGCCGCCCGGAATCGGTGATTATCCTGCCAATCGGCATCCGCTACCACTACACCCATCCCTCTTGGCCCCGGTTGGAGCGCCTGTTGCAACACCTGGAGAAGATGAGTGGACTCACGGTAGAGTCGATGGATCCCAACGCCCCCAAGAACCGCAATACCCGTTACGCTCAGCGCATCTGTCGCCTCGGCCATCAGATCCTGACCCAAATGGAGGCATTTTATGCCCAGGTGCACCATCAGCCCCCAGCCCAAGCTCATGACTTGTCCCTAAACGTCCGCCTAGACCGAGTTCTCCAGCAAGCTTTGATGACCGCAGAACAGCATTTCGGCCTCCCCTCACAGGGGGAAGTGAATAGCCGTTGTCGCCGCATTGAAGAAGCCGCTTGGGCTCAGATTTACCGAGAGGAACTCCGGGATCCCCGCACACTCTCAGCTCTAAAGCGGGGCTTACTCGACTGGAACGCCCAGCAAGCTTCCCTGCACATGCAGCACATGCGCCTGGTGGAGAGTTGTGTAGCCCTGCGGGAAGAATATCTCCTGGAAAAGCCCTCGTTTGAACGGTTGGCAGAAACTGCCCTGATCGTGTTTGATGTGCTGGCTCGTCTCAAAGGAGAAGCCTATCCGGCCCGACCCCGTTTGGGCTGGCGGGGAGTTCGTTTCACGGTCGGGGATCCCATTTCGGTAACCGAGCGGTGGGCAGCCTATTCTACCCCGCACGGCACGGAGCGCCATCGTGCTTTGCACGGCGCGGAGCGCCATCAAAAAGGGAGGCAAGAAGCTAAGCAAGCTGTGGCTCAGCTCACACAGGATCTGCAACTGGCTTTGGAACAGATGACGCGATGA
- a CDS encoding Hsp70 family protein, with product MGIRTSTGQMATPTTLAIDFGTSNTVVCCWDPVHECPRTLTLPGLSRQEQTHAAIPSLVFVKGSNQLLVGETVRSGRWGAVDPQRLFQGFKRELVADFVPPPRLLDGQRYDAETVAQAFLQTVMEALPKEQLQPERVVFTAPVGSFERYLNWIRRVASTYGWDPIQIVDEATAAALGYAVAQPGTLVLVVDFGGGTLDLSLVRTLAPQPGDPVLKAEVIAKSDAYVGGLDIDTWIAEYLLEQLGLSRAQIGSLGWLNLLEGAEQLKIALSSQTEAVGSWFDDESLIAYELKLDRQALEEILETHHLLDQIRHCLDEILLTAQAKGFGKSQIEQVLLVGGSSQLPVVQDLLRSYFGKKRVRCERPFDAVAMGALQLGRQVKLEDHLHHSYAIRLWDPVQKSYSYYPLFERGTRYPCQRPEPLILQVANDGQTEIRLDVGEVAQVAQSEVIYDEFGRMSSRQLTRQTDFRSLAQSPGSGSPPEPICLARLHPPGRTGEDRLRIEFAVDTSRRLLVTITDLQTQQRLADTQPVATLS from the coding sequence ATGGGGATCCGCACCTCGACTGGCCAAATGGCAACCCCCACTACGCTGGCCATCGACTTCGGTACCAGCAATACCGTCGTTTGCTGCTGGGATCCCGTCCATGAATGCCCCCGTACCCTTACCTTGCCTGGTCTGTCTCGCCAAGAACAAACCCACGCGGCTATTCCCAGCCTGGTCTTTGTTAAGGGCTCCAACCAACTGTTGGTGGGAGAAACCGTGCGCTCCGGCCGTTGGGGGGCGGTGGATCCGCAGCGGTTATTCCAGGGCTTCAAACGGGAGTTGGTGGCGGACTTTGTGCCTCCCCCGCGTCTTCTGGATGGCCAGCGCTACGATGCTGAAACCGTTGCCCAAGCCTTTTTGCAAACGGTGATGGAGGCTCTCCCCAAAGAGCAGTTGCAGCCGGAACGGGTGGTGTTTACAGCTCCCGTCGGCTCCTTCGAGCGCTACCTGAATTGGATCCGGAGGGTCGCTAGCACCTATGGTTGGGATCCGATTCAAATTGTTGATGAAGCCACTGCAGCCGCCCTGGGCTATGCCGTTGCTCAACCGGGAACCCTTGTACTGGTCGTGGATTTTGGCGGTGGCACCCTCGACCTCAGCCTGGTGCGCACCCTTGCCCCCCAACCCGGGGATCCCGTGCTGAAAGCAGAAGTGATCGCCAAGTCGGATGCCTATGTGGGTGGGCTGGATATCGACACTTGGATCGCCGAGTACCTGCTGGAGCAACTGGGCCTCAGCCGGGCCCAGATTGGATCTCTGGGTTGGCTGAACCTGCTGGAGGGAGCCGAACAGCTCAAGATCGCCCTCTCCTCCCAAACCGAAGCGGTGGGCAGCTGGTTTGATGACGAGAGCCTGATTGCCTATGAACTAAAGTTGGATCGCCAAGCACTGGAGGAGATCCTAGAAACCCACCACCTGTTGGATCAAATTCGCCATTGCCTAGATGAAATTCTCCTGACAGCCCAGGCGAAAGGATTCGGCAAATCCCAAATTGAGCAAGTGCTTTTGGTGGGGGGTAGCTCTCAGCTGCCGGTGGTGCAAGACCTGCTCCGTTCCTACTTCGGCAAAAAACGGGTTCGATGTGAGCGTCCCTTCGATGCCGTGGCCATGGGTGCTCTGCAGCTGGGCCGCCAGGTGAAGTTGGAGGATCATCTCCACCACAGCTACGCCATTCGCCTCTGGGATCCCGTACAAAAGAGTTATAGCTATTACCCCCTGTTCGAGCGGGGTACCCGTTACCCCTGTCAGCGACCGGAGCCCCTCATTTTACAGGTGGCCAACGACGGTCAAACGGAGATCCGGCTGGATGTGGGGGAAGTAGCCCAGGTGGCGCAGTCTGAAGTGATTTACGACGAGTTCGGACGCATGAGCAGCCGTCAGCTAACCCGGCAAACCGACTTTCGCTCCCTGGCCCAATCGCCAGGCTCCGGATCCCCACCGGAACCCATCTGTTTGGCCCGACTGCACCCCCCTGGTCGCACCGGAGAAGATCGCCTCCGCATCGAATTTGCAGTGGATACATCTCGTCGTTTATTGGTCACCATCACCGACTTGCAAACTCAACAACGCTTAGCCGATACCCAGCCTGTAGCCACCTTAAGTTAG
- a CDS encoding helix-turn-helix domain-containing protein: MNPLDEPLRQRMQALGIPSWQALRKQAGVSRRAINHLRRGEWGSLRLEQLQQLALALNWELHSLFDLIHPNIHLSSQAPTSPDVTFSLLQPLLTSYPTIRQIAQRKPDWPAQNVTALFRSLDALLHHWNYEAIGSPFESVPFQPQLHQPDQPDIQLGDPVYIRFVGYRQGERILCPAKVSRSLPGGLS, from the coding sequence ATGAACCCCTTAGATGAACCCTTGCGCCAGCGTATGCAAGCTTTGGGAATACCTTCTTGGCAAGCCTTGCGCAAACAAGCGGGTGTCAGTCGGCGGGCCATCAATCATCTGCGCCGAGGAGAGTGGGGATCCCTGCGCTTGGAACAACTGCAACAGCTGGCGTTAGCCTTGAATTGGGAGTTGCACTCTCTGTTTGATCTCATCCATCCCAACATCCATCTCAGTAGCCAAGCCCCCACTTCTCCAGACGTGACCTTCTCACTGCTCCAACCCTTGCTCACCAGCTACCCCACCATTCGCCAGATTGCCCAACGCAAACCCGACTGGCCTGCCCAGAATGTCACGGCCCTCTTCCGCTCCCTCGATGCCCTGCTCCACCACTGGAACTACGAAGCGATTGGCAGCCCGTTCGAGTCCGTCCCCTTCCAACCGCAACTGCATCAGCCGGATCAACCGGATATCCAGCTGGGGGATCCCGTTTACATTCGTTTTGTCGGCTACCGTCAGGGGGAACGCATCCTCTGCCCCGCCAAGGTGAGCCGCTCTTTACCGGGAGGATTGAGCTGA
- a CDS encoding M81 family metallopeptidase — protein sequence MRIAIGGISHETNTFSIVPTTLSDFLCCHYAEDEQLFTQYQGTKTSIGGFLDAARDFEFQVVPTLMAVATPGGLVTAEALSTLVARLTTRLAHQQHFNPLDGILLALHGAMVSELDPDGESYILRAIRAVVGADLPIFVELDLHGNITPEMVKLATLCVAYDEYPHTDTYERAYEAGCLMARQVRGEIHPTVAAIHLPLLAGMQRQYTHAEPMLGLKHLAHQIEQEPSILNVSYLPGFPYADIAATCFTVMVTSDRDPTLARHKAQELAQYVWQQRDQFVPQPVPVDAAVQMAIQAAQGPVVLADSGDNPGAGTPCDGTVLLEALLRLGAQKVAVAVMADPEVVQQAIAAGVGATLKTTLGGKVDRLHGDPLPITAQVLRISDGTFTHTGPMLTGIRIEMGPTVVLQVEGSRGGSVQVVVSSQRYQPTDLEVFRSQGIEPTEQHIVVVKSLVHFRAAFGPIARQVIEVDSPGLSNPDLGRLHFQHLRRPIYPLDAEVTLDFEI from the coding sequence ATGCGCATTGCCATCGGCGGTATTTCTCACGAAACCAATACCTTTTCCATTGTCCCAACAACCCTATCGGATTTTTTGTGCTGCCACTATGCCGAGGATGAGCAGCTCTTCACCCAGTATCAAGGTACCAAAACCAGCATCGGGGGCTTTCTGGATGCGGCCCGTGACTTTGAATTTCAGGTTGTGCCGACTCTGATGGCTGTGGCTACCCCCGGCGGCTTGGTGACAGCAGAAGCCCTCTCCACTTTGGTTGCTCGCCTCACCACTCGGTTGGCACATCAACAGCACTTTAACCCCCTAGACGGGATCCTGCTGGCACTGCATGGAGCCATGGTTTCGGAACTGGATCCCGATGGTGAAAGCTATATTCTGCGAGCAATACGGGCTGTCGTAGGAGCCGATCTGCCGATCTTCGTCGAGCTGGATCTCCACGGTAACATCACCCCAGAGATGGTTAAACTGGCTACTCTTTGTGTCGCTTACGACGAGTATCCCCATACCGATACCTACGAACGAGCCTACGAAGCCGGTTGTCTGATGGCTCGCCAAGTTCGCGGGGAAATTCACCCCACCGTTGCGGCCATTCACCTACCGCTGTTGGCAGGAATGCAGCGGCAATACACCCATGCAGAGCCGATGTTGGGGCTGAAGCACCTGGCCCACCAGATTGAACAGGAACCCAGTATTTTGAATGTTAGCTATTTACCTGGATTTCCCTACGCCGACATCGCCGCCACCTGTTTTACCGTGATGGTCACCAGCGACCGGGATCCCACCTTGGCACGCCATAAAGCCCAAGAGCTGGCCCAGTACGTTTGGCAGCAACGCGATCAGTTTGTTCCTCAGCCTGTTCCTGTGGATGCGGCGGTACAAATGGCGATTCAGGCTGCACAAGGGCCGGTTGTTTTGGCGGATAGCGGTGATAATCCTGGGGCCGGTACTCCTTGTGATGGCACCGTGCTGTTGGAGGCACTGCTGCGATTGGGGGCTCAAAAGGTTGCTGTGGCAGTTATGGCAGACCCAGAAGTGGTTCAGCAGGCGATTGCGGCTGGCGTTGGCGCTACCCTCAAAACAACATTGGGTGGAAAAGTGGATCGCTTACACGGGGATCCCTTGCCCATAACCGCACAAGTGCTGCGGATCAGTGATGGAACATTTACCCATACCGGCCCGATGCTAACCGGGATCCGGATCGAGATGGGGCCAACTGTGGTGTTGCAAGTGGAGGGATCCCGCGGTGGCAGCGTACAAGTGGTGGTGAGCAGCCAACGCTATCAACCCACGGATCTGGAAGTGTTCCGCAGCCAGGGTATTGAACCAACCGAACAACACATTGTAGTGGTGAAATCTTTGGTTCATTTTCGTGCTGCCTTTGGCCCGATTGCCCGGCAAGTGATCGAGGTAGACTCCCCTGGTCTTTCCAATCCGGATTTGGGACGGCTGCACTTCCAGCATTTGCGCAGACCCATTTATCCTTTGGATGCAGAGGTCACGCTAGACTTCGAGATCTAA
- the tnpA gene encoding IS200/IS605 family transposase encodes MTEYKHYRHSVGLATVHLIWIPCRRKKVFYKREDLKSRCAAVFQEVAAEKKWFIKVLEIASDHVHLLVEYDPHHSISQVVKAFKGRSSRVLRQEFPELLRLPSLWTHSYGFDTTGKISTQKVLEYINDPHHG; translated from the coding sequence ATGACGGAATACAAGCATTATCGGCATTCGGTTGGATTGGCAACGGTTCACTTGATTTGGATCCCGTGCAGGCGGAAAAAGGTGTTCTACAAACGCGAAGACCTCAAGTCCCGTTGCGCGGCGGTGTTCCAGGAAGTCGCTGCCGAGAAAAAATGGTTTATCAAGGTGCTTGAGATCGCGTCTGACCATGTCCATCTCTTGGTGGAATACGACCCCCATCACTCCATTTCCCAGGTGGTGAAGGCATTTAAGGGGCGGTCATCCCGTGTTCTTAGACAAGAGTTTCCAGAATTGCTTAGGTTACCCAGCCTGTGGACGCATTCGTATGGGTTCGACACTACCGGGAAGATTAGTACTCAGAAGGTGTTGGAATACATCAACGACCCCCATCACGGCTGA
- a CDS encoding RNA-guided endonuclease TnpB family protein: MRRVTTTLKLKFLDLNAVKAEMFNQTVCATTELANELLRISPKERKALTTAKVVTPLKSALSNQVIRVLKGKAGQRVKHFKVFWPEVNNQNWKLHKVGSTYSVSFPTIQGDKRVPLEVGSSYYAERLERILAEQDCERGTLKLMKLRGCWYAVVSITWEVPEVKSTERLGVDRGQNRLAVAATRWGRAVFFGGGEVAYRRRRFQKRRAQLQQAGKYRALKRLERKEARWMRAVNHTVSRRIVRFAKAVNADVWMEDLSGIRQSRQSQKARSDAGKSRHTWSYYDLEWKVAYKLEMAGRTLHKRPAAYTSKTDHRTGLICSAGPEAIGKRSGHLFTGQDGYCCDADWNAAILLRKTRSVMNIAQWDGFSCPLSLKEALPVIGRVGSGDGVVGNPLNSMNPSQLQAVGS; this comes from the coding sequence ATGAGACGGGTCACCACGACACTCAAGCTCAAGTTTCTTGACCTCAATGCGGTCAAAGCAGAGATGTTTAACCAGACGGTTTGTGCGACAACCGAACTGGCAAACGAACTGCTCCGCATCAGTCCGAAGGAACGAAAAGCATTAACAACCGCCAAAGTGGTAACCCCACTCAAGTCGGCACTTTCCAACCAGGTGATTCGTGTCCTGAAGGGGAAAGCCGGCCAGCGGGTCAAACACTTCAAAGTGTTCTGGCCAGAGGTCAACAACCAAAACTGGAAGCTGCACAAAGTAGGCAGCACCTACTCGGTGAGTTTTCCCACGATTCAGGGTGACAAGCGGGTTCCCCTTGAGGTTGGCAGTTCCTACTATGCCGAGCGTCTTGAGCGCATCCTGGCCGAGCAGGATTGTGAACGGGGAACCTTGAAACTCATGAAGCTACGGGGCTGTTGGTACGCGGTTGTATCTATCACTTGGGAAGTTCCCGAAGTGAAGAGTACGGAGCGGCTGGGTGTTGACCGGGGGCAGAACCGTTTGGCAGTGGCGGCCACCCGTTGGGGTCGGGCGGTGTTTTTTGGGGGTGGAGAGGTAGCCTATCGTCGTCGTCGTTTCCAGAAGCGTCGTGCCCAGTTGCAGCAGGCGGGTAAATACCGAGCACTCAAGCGACTGGAGCGCAAAGAAGCCCGGTGGATGAGGGCGGTCAACCACACCGTTAGCCGCCGCATTGTACGGTTTGCCAAGGCGGTGAATGCGGATGTGTGGATGGAAGACCTCTCAGGTATCCGCCAATCCAGACAGAGCCAGAAGGCGCGTTCGGATGCCGGGAAATCGCGCCATACCTGGTCGTACTACGACCTGGAGTGGAAGGTTGCCTACAAGCTGGAGATGGCAGGTAGAACTCTACACAAGCGCCCTGCTGCCTACACATCCAAAACCGACCACAGGACAGGATTGATCTGCTCCGCAGGGCCGGAGGCCATTGGGAAAAGGAGTGGGCATCTGTTCACCGGGCAGGACGGGTATTGCTGTGATGCCGACTGGAATGCCGCAATCTTGCTACGCAAGACGCGGAGCGTCATGAACATTGCCCAGTGGGACGGGTTTTCGTGTCCTTTGAGTCTAAAAGAAGCCCTGCCCGTAATAGGTAGGGTCGGCTCAGGGGATGGGGTAGTTGGCAATCCCCTGAACTCCATGAATCCCTCACAGCTTCAAGCTGTGGGGAGCTAG
- a CDS encoding aminopeptidase P family protein codes for MVAGLALTQEQRELLKQRRQRLGELLPFPVLLWAGGRSPRNFPHNGYPYRASSHFLYFAGIPIEQAVIRLQAGRLELFVDDPPPGAALWHGPSPTREELAAQIGAEAAYPLSELGSFSGEALTLGVQDAATRIQQAHILNRGIPAAPDLHPQDEPLAEAVVQLRLCQDAFALEQMRTAAAVTVEAHRAGMAASRQAKRESEVRAAMEQAICAQQMTVAYTSIVTVHGEVLHNEAYHHRLQPGDLLLADVGAESPLGWAADVTRTWPVSGQFSPTQRELYEVVRQAHDACIAQAAPGVEYRELHLLAAQVIASGLVELGILRGDPHTLVERDAHALFFPHGIGHLLGLDVHDMEDLGDRAGYAAGRQRSQRFGLGYLRLDRPLQAGMVVTIEPGFYQVPALLQDPVRRQRYDDCVNWERLAQFADVRGIRIEDDVLITPTGCEVLTAALPSHPEEIETWVMG; via the coding sequence ATGGTTGCAGGTCTAGCACTGACTCAGGAACAGCGAGAACTCCTGAAACAGAGACGGCAGCGGCTGGGGGAGTTGCTGCCGTTTCCAGTCTTGCTTTGGGCAGGGGGACGTAGCCCGCGTAATTTTCCCCACAATGGTTATCCCTATCGAGCCAGCAGTCATTTTCTCTACTTTGCCGGGATCCCGATTGAACAGGCGGTGATTCGCCTGCAGGCGGGTCGATTGGAACTGTTTGTTGACGATCCTCCCCCTGGGGCAGCCCTGTGGCATGGCCCTAGCCCGACACGAGAGGAATTGGCAGCCCAAATCGGAGCTGAGGCGGCTTATCCTTTGTCGGAACTGGGATCCTTCTCTGGTGAAGCTCTTACCCTGGGTGTCCAGGATGCAGCCACCCGAATCCAGCAAGCCCACATTTTAAACCGAGGGATCCCAGCCGCACCGGATCTTCATCCTCAGGATGAACCCCTAGCGGAGGCAGTGGTGCAGTTGCGCCTTTGTCAGGATGCCTTTGCCCTAGAACAGATGCGGACAGCAGCAGCGGTAACGGTGGAGGCTCACCGAGCGGGGATGGCGGCTAGCCGGCAGGCTAAGCGCGAGTCGGAAGTGCGAGCCGCAATGGAGCAGGCAATTTGCGCTCAGCAAATGACCGTTGCCTACACCAGCATCGTGACCGTCCACGGCGAGGTCTTACACAACGAAGCCTACCATCACCGGCTGCAACCGGGCGATCTGCTGTTGGCGGATGTGGGGGCAGAAAGCCCGCTGGGTTGGGCGGCGGATGTCACACGCACCTGGCCGGTTTCAGGACAATTTTCCCCCACTCAGCGGGAGCTCTACGAGGTGGTGCGACAAGCTCACGATGCTTGTATTGCCCAAGCGGCTCCAGGAGTGGAGTATCGAGAGTTGCATCTGTTGGCAGCTCAGGTGATTGCATCTGGATTGGTGGAGTTGGGCATTCTGCGTGGGGATCCCCACACGTTGGTGGAACGGGATGCCCATGCTCTGTTTTTCCCCCACGGGATCGGGCATTTGCTGGGGCTGGATGTGCACGATATGGAGGATCTTGGGGATCGAGCCGGCTATGCAGCAGGGCGGCAACGGAGCCAGCGCTTTGGGCTGGGCTATCTGCGGCTGGATCGACCTTTGCAGGCGGGCATGGTGGTGACGATTGAGCCAGGGTTTTACCAGGTGCCAGCCCTTTTGCAGGATCCGGTGCGGCGACAGCGCTATGACGATTGTGTGAATTGGGAACGGTTAGCCCAGTTTGCCGATGTGCGAGGCATTCGCATCGAGGATGATGTGCTCATTACCCCAACTGGCTGTGAGGTGCTGACGGCGGCTTTACCCTCTCATCCGGAGGAGATCGAAACTTGGGTCATGGGTTGA
- a CDS encoding glycerate kinase: MGRVPQRILVCPDSFKGSLTATEAAQSIARGIRRVLPTAEVEPIPLADGGEGTLEVLLTVLGGEKKGLWVTGPLGDPVWAEYGVLASGQLALLELAQVAGLTLVPPEQRDPTRTTTYGLGELLRAVCQEPIPEIWLGLGGSATVDGGSGMAQALGYQLLDAAGDAIGWGGGELARLDRIQPPAHRIWQGKRIRGLCDVQNPLTGPLGAAAVFGPQKGATPLQVQQLDQALGHWATRVERDLGRTVDRIPGAGAAGGVGAGLVAFLGATLESGIHLLWQQASLQERIQHCDLIVTGEGRLDEQSSMGKVVGGVLAQAILAQKPLLILCGQATSAARAELATYPIPIHIGVICGDPLNLAEQERIPDEAEAQRQASLYLEQLTAQKFQELLQPGLESTKV, translated from the coding sequence TTGGGCAGGGTACCTCAGCGGATTTTGGTCTGCCCGGACAGTTTCAAGGGATCCCTGACGGCAACAGAAGCGGCCCAGAGCATCGCCAGAGGGATCCGCCGGGTTTTGCCCACCGCTGAGGTGGAGCCGATCCCGCTGGCAGATGGGGGAGAGGGCACCCTAGAGGTGCTATTGACGGTGTTGGGGGGCGAGAAAAAAGGGTTGTGGGTGACTGGTCCACTGGGGGATCCGGTATGGGCGGAGTATGGGGTGCTGGCCTCCGGTCAGTTGGCCCTGTTGGAACTGGCGCAGGTGGCGGGCCTGACGTTGGTTCCTCCAGAACAGCGGGATCCCACCCGTACCACCACCTATGGGTTGGGGGAGCTGTTGCGGGCTGTCTGCCAGGAACCGATCCCAGAGATTTGGCTGGGGCTTGGGGGATCCGCCACCGTGGATGGAGGATCCGGCATGGCACAGGCCCTGGGGTACCAATTGCTGGATGCAGCCGGGGATGCGATTGGCTGGGGTGGGGGAGAACTGGCCCGTCTGGACCGCATTCAGCCACCCGCCCACCGAATTTGGCAAGGAAAACGCATCCGGGGTTTGTGTGATGTTCAGAATCCCCTCACCGGGCCGTTGGGGGCCGCCGCCGTCTTTGGGCCCCAGAAAGGGGCAACCCCCCTGCAGGTGCAACAGTTGGATCAAGCCCTGGGGCACTGGGCCACTCGGGTGGAACGGGATCTGGGCCGAACCGTGGATCGGATCCCTGGCGCCGGAGCGGCGGGGGGAGTGGGGGCGGGGCTGGTTGCCTTTCTCGGAGCCACCCTAGAATCTGGGATCCACCTGCTGTGGCAGCAAGCCTCCCTACAGGAGCGTATTCAGCACTGCGACCTGATCGTGACCGGAGAAGGCCGCCTGGACGAACAAAGCTCCATGGGGAAAGTGGTTGGGGGCGTGCTGGCACAGGCAATTTTGGCCCAAAAACCTCTCTTGATTCTCTGTGGACAGGCAACCTCAGCCGCACGAGCCGAGTTGGCAACTTATCCCATCCCCATTCACATTGGCGTCATCTGTGGGGACCCTCTGAACCTGGCGGAGCAGGAGCGGATCCCGGATGAGGCAGAAGCACAGCGGCAGGCCAGCCTATATCTAGAGCAGTTGACAGCCCAGAAGTTCCAGGAACTTCTACAACCGGGACTGGAGAGCACCAAAGTATAA
- the psb28 gene encoding photosystem II reaction center protein Psb28: protein MASIEFSPGIQEVPTNVRVLKSKTSSRGSAIFRFEDVNSDTQNILGMRMIDEEGELTTRDIKAKFLNGEFKALEVTYDMENEAEWERFLRFMERFSASNQMGMA from the coding sequence ATGGCCAGTATCGAGTTCTCCCCCGGAATCCAAGAGGTACCCACCAATGTGCGGGTGCTAAAGTCCAAAACAAGTAGCCGGGGATCTGCTATTTTTCGCTTTGAGGATGTGAACTCTGATACTCAAAATATCCTCGGCATGAGGATGATCGATGAGGAAGGGGAATTGACTACCCGCGACATCAAGGCCAAGTTCTTGAACGGAGAATTTAAGGCCCTAGAAGTGACCTACGACATGGAGAACGAAGCGGAGTGGGAGCGCTTCCTGCGCTTTATGGAGCGCTTTTCTGCAAGCAACCAAATGGGCATGGCCTAG